A region of Aquarana catesbeiana isolate 2022-GZ linkage group LG08, ASM4218655v1, whole genome shotgun sequence DNA encodes the following proteins:
- the LOC141106450 gene encoding uncharacterized protein isoform X1 yields the protein MRSKRGEAAGRGCSSRERRKGRMPSCIVKGCNFSWKKKDPNIILHSFPGDLTAIKSWLLATAQVTKQEFENIDELCQKILVGKAKGLYRMCSQHFTMDCYYQRRMLVSLKKEALPSIFPDKKTIELKALRPKMYKPRKKKVPPPNPTLGVGGAPTTMAMGLPLRVVKLEQDNPVPLTSPYLISEHGYYISHSDPYTQKRPWNADWSGSIGEALHPLKRTRTLGTNTEYFPGQRHKATFTDKTISMRHKEVQTERSKEDQWLCGCKQESRSTTQLPSGVRTTIYPSKALPMTTESLPTKDSTLDLSEHQPSGIGSFSNINGLPEFPKSRRSTEVVGVCDVGCSYSWPTPKEEKPLVIPVSCDPDRELTSRRARSYSSIKEEYEANGEQSGELGIKPEDTDLARVEIPRTSNSSDPISENKYIVFDSCLNKLLMYCRCLADESCNGRIGKLKKFFVGSSVSVKAECSNGHRFHMWDSQP from the exons ATGCGCAGTAAGCGGGGTGAAGCCGCCGGTCGAGGGTGTAGCAGCAGGGAGCGAAGGAAG GGCAGGATGCCGTCATGTATCGTGAAGGGCTGCAACTTCTCATGGAAGAAGAAAGACCCCAACATCATCCTTCACTCCTTCCCGGGGGACCTCACCGCCATCAAGTCCTGGCTCCTGGCCACGGCACAAGTCACAAAGCAAGAGTTCGAGAACATCGATGAGCTTTGCCAGAAGATCCTGGTGGGGAAGGCGAAGGGCCTGTACCGCATGTGCTCCCAGCATTTCACCATGGACTGCTACTACCAGAGGCGGATGCTGGTCTCCCTGAAGAAGGAAGCCTTACCTTCCATATTTCCTGACAAGAAGACCATCGAGCTGAAGGCCTTGAGACCGAAAATGTATAAACCCAGAAAGAAGAAAGTTCCTCCACCAAACCCGACACTGGGTGTAGGTGGTGCCCCCACAACAATGGCCATGGGGCTTCCTCTGAGGGTCGTCAAACTGGAACAAGACAATCCAGTTCCACTAACTAGTCCTTATTTAATTTCAGAACATGGTTACTATATATCCCACAGTGATCCCTATACTCAGAAACGGCCATGGAATGCAGATTGGAGTGGCAGCATTGGTGAGGCTTTACATCCACTAAAAAGGACCAGAACTCTTGGAACAAACACAGAATACTTTCCTGGCCAGAGACACAAGGCCACCTTCACGGACAAAACTATCAGCATGAGACACAAGGAGGTCCAGACGGAAAGAAGCAAAGAGGATCAGTGGCTGTGCGGTTGCAAGCAGGAGTCCAGATCGACCACCCAACTGCCCTCTGGGGTAAGAACCACAATATATCCGTCCAAAGCACTTCCGATGACCACAGAGTCGCTTCCCACAAAAGACAGTACTCTTGACTTATCTGAACATCAACCATCAGGAATTGGGTCTTTTTCCAATATCAATGGTCTTCCCGAATTTCCAAAATCCAGAAGGTCTACAGAGGTGGTAGGTGTTTGCGATGTAGGATGTTCCTATTCGTGGCCCACGCCAAAGGAGGAGAAGCCATTAGTTATCCCTGTTTCATGTGACCCTGATAGAGAACTTACCTCAAGACGGGCAAGAAGCTACTCCTCCATAAAAGAAGAATATGAGGCCAATGGAGAGCAGTCCGGGGAACTTGGCATCAAGCCTGAGGACACAGACTTGGCCAGGGTGGAAATTCCCAGGACAAGCAACTCGTCGGATCCTATTTCTGAAAACAAGTACATAGTTTTCGACAGCTGCCTAAATAAACTTCTAATGTACTGCCGATGCCTCGCTGATGAAAGCTGTAATGGGCGCATAGGGAAGTTAAAAAAATTCTTTGTTGGATCTAGCGTGTCCGTGAAGGCAGAGTGCTCCAATGGCCATCGGTTTCACATGTGGGACAGTCAACCATAA
- the LOC141106450 gene encoding uncharacterized protein isoform X2 → MSQAPPWSEEQHRPPKGRMPSCIVKGCNFSWKKKDPNIILHSFPGDLTAIKSWLLATAQVTKQEFENIDELCQKILVGKAKGLYRMCSQHFTMDCYYQRRMLVSLKKEALPSIFPDKKTIELKALRPKMYKPRKKKVPPPNPTLGVGGAPTTMAMGLPLRVVKLEQDNPVPLTSPYLISEHGYYISHSDPYTQKRPWNADWSGSIGEALHPLKRTRTLGTNTEYFPGQRHKATFTDKTISMRHKEVQTERSKEDQWLCGCKQESRSTTQLPSGVRTTIYPSKALPMTTESLPTKDSTLDLSEHQPSGIGSFSNINGLPEFPKSRRSTEVVGVCDVGCSYSWPTPKEEKPLVIPVSCDPDRELTSRRARSYSSIKEEYEANGEQSGELGIKPEDTDLARVEIPRTSNSSDPISENKYIVFDSCLNKLLMYCRCLADESCNGRIGKLKKFFVGSSVSVKAECSNGHRFHMWDSQP, encoded by the exons ATGTCCCAGGCTCCtccctggagcgaggagcagcataggcctcctaag GGCAGGATGCCGTCATGTATCGTGAAGGGCTGCAACTTCTCATGGAAGAAGAAAGACCCCAACATCATCCTTCACTCCTTCCCGGGGGACCTCACCGCCATCAAGTCCTGGCTCCTGGCCACGGCACAAGTCACAAAGCAAGAGTTCGAGAACATCGATGAGCTTTGCCAGAAGATCCTGGTGGGGAAGGCGAAGGGCCTGTACCGCATGTGCTCCCAGCATTTCACCATGGACTGCTACTACCAGAGGCGGATGCTGGTCTCCCTGAAGAAGGAAGCCTTACCTTCCATATTTCCTGACAAGAAGACCATCGAGCTGAAGGCCTTGAGACCGAAAATGTATAAACCCAGAAAGAAGAAAGTTCCTCCACCAAACCCGACACTGGGTGTAGGTGGTGCCCCCACAACAATGGCCATGGGGCTTCCTCTGAGGGTCGTCAAACTGGAACAAGACAATCCAGTTCCACTAACTAGTCCTTATTTAATTTCAGAACATGGTTACTATATATCCCACAGTGATCCCTATACTCAGAAACGGCCATGGAATGCAGATTGGAGTGGCAGCATTGGTGAGGCTTTACATCCACTAAAAAGGACCAGAACTCTTGGAACAAACACAGAATACTTTCCTGGCCAGAGACACAAGGCCACCTTCACGGACAAAACTATCAGCATGAGACACAAGGAGGTCCAGACGGAAAGAAGCAAAGAGGATCAGTGGCTGTGCGGTTGCAAGCAGGAGTCCAGATCGACCACCCAACTGCCCTCTGGGGTAAGAACCACAATATATCCGTCCAAAGCACTTCCGATGACCACAGAGTCGCTTCCCACAAAAGACAGTACTCTTGACTTATCTGAACATCAACCATCAGGAATTGGGTCTTTTTCCAATATCAATGGTCTTCCCGAATTTCCAAAATCCAGAAGGTCTACAGAGGTGGTAGGTGTTTGCGATGTAGGATGTTCCTATTCGTGGCCCACGCCAAAGGAGGAGAAGCCATTAGTTATCCCTGTTTCATGTGACCCTGATAGAGAACTTACCTCAAGACGGGCAAGAAGCTACTCCTCCATAAAAGAAGAATATGAGGCCAATGGAGAGCAGTCCGGGGAACTTGGCATCAAGCCTGAGGACACAGACTTGGCCAGGGTGGAAATTCCCAGGACAAGCAACTCGTCGGATCCTATTTCTGAAAACAAGTACATAGTTTTCGACAGCTGCCTAAATAAACTTCTAATGTACTGCCGATGCCTCGCTGATGAAAGCTGTAATGGGCGCATAGGGAAGTTAAAAAAATTCTTTGTTGGATCTAGCGTGTCCGTGAAGGCAGAGTGCTCCAATGGCCATCGGTTTCACATGTGGGACAGTCAACCATAA
- the LOC141106450 gene encoding uncharacterized protein isoform X3 — protein MPSCIVKGCNFSWKKKDPNIILHSFPGDLTAIKSWLLATAQVTKQEFENIDELCQKILVGKAKGLYRMCSQHFTMDCYYQRRMLVSLKKEALPSIFPDKKTIELKALRPKMYKPRKKKVPPPNPTLGVGGAPTTMAMGLPLRVVKLEQDNPVPLTSPYLISEHGYYISHSDPYTQKRPWNADWSGSIGEALHPLKRTRTLGTNTEYFPGQRHKATFTDKTISMRHKEVQTERSKEDQWLCGCKQESRSTTQLPSGVRTTIYPSKALPMTTESLPTKDSTLDLSEHQPSGIGSFSNINGLPEFPKSRRSTEVVGVCDVGCSYSWPTPKEEKPLVIPVSCDPDRELTSRRARSYSSIKEEYEANGEQSGELGIKPEDTDLARVEIPRTSNSSDPISENKYIVFDSCLNKLLMYCRCLADESCNGRIGKLKKFFVGSSVSVKAECSNGHRFHMWDSQP, from the coding sequence ATGCCGTCATGTATCGTGAAGGGCTGCAACTTCTCATGGAAGAAGAAAGACCCCAACATCATCCTTCACTCCTTCCCGGGGGACCTCACCGCCATCAAGTCCTGGCTCCTGGCCACGGCACAAGTCACAAAGCAAGAGTTCGAGAACATCGATGAGCTTTGCCAGAAGATCCTGGTGGGGAAGGCGAAGGGCCTGTACCGCATGTGCTCCCAGCATTTCACCATGGACTGCTACTACCAGAGGCGGATGCTGGTCTCCCTGAAGAAGGAAGCCTTACCTTCCATATTTCCTGACAAGAAGACCATCGAGCTGAAGGCCTTGAGACCGAAAATGTATAAACCCAGAAAGAAGAAAGTTCCTCCACCAAACCCGACACTGGGTGTAGGTGGTGCCCCCACAACAATGGCCATGGGGCTTCCTCTGAGGGTCGTCAAACTGGAACAAGACAATCCAGTTCCACTAACTAGTCCTTATTTAATTTCAGAACATGGTTACTATATATCCCACAGTGATCCCTATACTCAGAAACGGCCATGGAATGCAGATTGGAGTGGCAGCATTGGTGAGGCTTTACATCCACTAAAAAGGACCAGAACTCTTGGAACAAACACAGAATACTTTCCTGGCCAGAGACACAAGGCCACCTTCACGGACAAAACTATCAGCATGAGACACAAGGAGGTCCAGACGGAAAGAAGCAAAGAGGATCAGTGGCTGTGCGGTTGCAAGCAGGAGTCCAGATCGACCACCCAACTGCCCTCTGGGGTAAGAACCACAATATATCCGTCCAAAGCACTTCCGATGACCACAGAGTCGCTTCCCACAAAAGACAGTACTCTTGACTTATCTGAACATCAACCATCAGGAATTGGGTCTTTTTCCAATATCAATGGTCTTCCCGAATTTCCAAAATCCAGAAGGTCTACAGAGGTGGTAGGTGTTTGCGATGTAGGATGTTCCTATTCGTGGCCCACGCCAAAGGAGGAGAAGCCATTAGTTATCCCTGTTTCATGTGACCCTGATAGAGAACTTACCTCAAGACGGGCAAGAAGCTACTCCTCCATAAAAGAAGAATATGAGGCCAATGGAGAGCAGTCCGGGGAACTTGGCATCAAGCCTGAGGACACAGACTTGGCCAGGGTGGAAATTCCCAGGACAAGCAACTCGTCGGATCCTATTTCTGAAAACAAGTACATAGTTTTCGACAGCTGCCTAAATAAACTTCTAATGTACTGCCGATGCCTCGCTGATGAAAGCTGTAATGGGCGCATAGGGAAGTTAAAAAAATTCTTTGTTGGATCTAGCGTGTCCGTGAAGGCAGAGTGCTCCAATGGCCATCGGTTTCACATGTGGGACAGTCAACCATAA